In Mycobacteriales bacterium, a genomic segment contains:
- a CDS encoding HAMP domain-containing sensor histidine kinase codes for MTVTARRRGVAEALPLRVRLTVLLVVLSGVGLLAAGAAAASSLNGYLVGRVDAQLVEQAQRGALGDGQMGRGGRGGRGGPPGRFWIGAVDAGGDLVGVLGDTGRDGAPDLGDLAGAGRQGPTTVPDSSGDGQWRIVVRPLSLNAFPRVAGVVYAADLGDVRGTTRRLVALELGVGLVVLVLVAGAGYLLVQRSLRPLVEVEEAAAAVAAGDLTRRVPARDPRTEVGSLSRSFNEMVEQVQSAFATRAASEARLRRFAADASHELRTPLTSIRGFAELYRQGAVSSDADVARVMSRIEDESVRMASLVEDLLQLARLDQQRPLESGPVDLLQLATDAVHDAAAVAGGRTVTLDVVGSVAPLVVGDEGALRQVLANLVSNALAYTPPDAHVTVRVGATRAPGTCVAVLEVADDGPGLSAADAERVFERFYRADSSRTRSDGVGGSGLGLSIVSAIVTAHGGSVDLQTTPGEGASFRVRLPLAAPLTPAPAPSLAS; via the coding sequence GTGACGGTCACGGCCCGTCGCCGGGGAGTCGCGGAGGCACTGCCGCTGCGGGTCCGCCTCACCGTCCTGCTCGTCGTCCTTTCCGGTGTCGGCCTGCTCGCGGCGGGCGCTGCCGCGGCGTCGTCGCTCAACGGCTACCTCGTCGGCCGGGTCGACGCCCAGCTCGTCGAGCAGGCCCAGCGGGGTGCACTGGGCGACGGCCAGATGGGACGGGGTGGCCGCGGGGGGCGCGGCGGTCCGCCCGGGCGGTTCTGGATCGGTGCGGTGGACGCCGGCGGTGACCTCGTCGGGGTGCTCGGCGACACCGGCCGCGACGGCGCCCCTGACCTCGGTGACCTCGCCGGCGCCGGGCGGCAGGGGCCGACGACGGTGCCCGACTCCTCCGGAGACGGGCAGTGGCGCATCGTCGTACGCCCGTTGTCGCTCAACGCCTTCCCGCGCGTCGCCGGGGTGGTCTACGCCGCCGACCTCGGAGACGTGAGGGGTACGACGAGACGGCTCGTCGCGCTCGAGCTCGGCGTAGGGCTGGTCGTGCTGGTCCTCGTCGCGGGCGCGGGCTACCTGCTGGTGCAGCGCTCCCTGCGGCCGCTGGTCGAGGTCGAGGAGGCGGCCGCCGCAGTGGCTGCCGGAGACCTCACCCGGCGGGTGCCGGCCCGGGACCCGCGCACCGAGGTGGGTTCGCTCTCGCGCTCGTTCAACGAGATGGTCGAGCAGGTCCAGTCGGCCTTCGCGACCCGTGCGGCGTCGGAGGCCCGGCTGCGTCGCTTCGCCGCGGACGCCTCCCACGAGCTGCGGACACCGCTCACGTCGATCCGCGGCTTCGCCGAGCTCTACCGCCAGGGCGCCGTCTCCTCCGACGCCGATGTCGCACGGGTCATGTCCCGTATCGAGGACGAGTCCGTGCGGATGGCCTCGCTCGTCGAGGACCTGCTGCAGCTCGCGCGACTCGACCAGCAGCGGCCCCTGGAGAGCGGGCCGGTCGACCTGCTGCAGCTCGCGACAGACGCGGTCCACGACGCCGCGGCCGTCGCCGGCGGTCGCACCGTCACCCTCGACGTCGTGGGCTCGGTGGCGCCCCTGGTCGTCGGCGACGAGGGTGCGCTTCGCCAGGTGCTCGCCAACCTGGTGAGCAACGCGCTGGCCTACACCCCTCCCGACGCGCACGTCACGGTGCGGGTCGGTGCGACGCGCGCGCCCGGCACCTGCGTCGCCGTCCTCGAGGTCGCCGACGACGGCCCGGGCCTGTCCGCGGCCGACGCCGAACGCGTCTTCGAGCGCTTCTACCGGGCCGACTCCTCGCGCACCCGCTCCGACGGTGTCGGCGGCAGCGGCCTCGGGCTGTCGATCGTCTCGGCGATCGTCACCGCCCACGGCGGGTCGGTCGACCTGCAGACCACCCCCGGTGAGGGTGCGTCCTTCCGCGTCCGCCTCCCCCTCGCTGCCCCCCTGACCCCTGCCCCCGCACCCTCCCTTGCGTCATAA
- a CDS encoding nuclear transport factor 2 family protein, whose amino-acid sequence MSEHPARAAALASRAAVEAKDKAAWLALWAEDGVIQDPVGVSPLDPTGLGHRGAAAREAFWESNIAGTGITFDIRDSHAAGDECANVVSLSLDLGGGASAVCDCVIVYKVDGDGKLLSLRAFWEYERMMATLTTS is encoded by the coding sequence GTGAGCGAGCACCCGGCCCGGGCTGCCGCGCTCGCCTCGCGCGCGGCGGTGGAGGCCAAGGACAAGGCGGCCTGGCTGGCGCTCTGGGCCGAGGACGGCGTGATCCAGGACCCTGTGGGCGTCTCGCCGCTCGACCCGACCGGGCTCGGCCACCGGGGCGCTGCGGCGCGCGAGGCCTTCTGGGAGTCCAACATCGCGGGCACCGGGATCACCTTCGACATCCGCGACTCGCACGCGGCCGGCGACGAGTGCGCCAACGTCGTGTCGCTGTCGCTCGACCTCGGCGGCGGCGCGTCGGCGGTGTGCGACTGCGTGATCGTCTACAAGGTCGACGGCGACGGGAAGCTGCTGTCGCTGCGGGCCTTCTGGGAGTACGAACGGATGATGGCCACCCTCACTACGTCCTAG
- a CDS encoding TIGR03619 family F420-dependent LLM class oxidoreductase — protein sequence MTDPTHYAALARTAEEVGFAQVAVPDSIFWSEQVSDSYPYTADGARMWTQDTPFVDPFVAVGAMASVTERIRFCTHVIKVAVRNPVLLAKQVQSAAVLSGGRFTFGAGVGWLKEEFEWCGQTFEGRGKYTDESLEAVLAILSGDWAEMSGERVAFGRIRMAPAPPSQVPVYIGGHTPIALRRTVRFGQGWTSAMMGYDEARSVITELSSMLEAAGRSTEGFTFQLASSDRFGLDGYRDLASIGVTDIVTIPWLFYGVPLDGPLEAKQDGIRQFAADVIQKW from the coding sequence ATGACCGACCCGACCCACTACGCCGCGCTCGCGCGGACCGCGGAGGAGGTGGGGTTCGCGCAGGTCGCGGTGCCGGACAGCATCTTCTGGTCCGAGCAGGTCAGCGACAGCTACCCCTACACCGCTGACGGTGCGCGGATGTGGACGCAGGACACCCCTTTCGTCGACCCGTTCGTCGCGGTCGGGGCGATGGCGTCGGTGACCGAGCGGATCCGCTTCTGCACCCACGTCATCAAGGTGGCTGTCCGCAACCCGGTGCTGCTCGCCAAGCAGGTCCAGTCGGCCGCGGTGCTGTCCGGCGGCCGCTTCACCTTCGGGGCCGGCGTGGGCTGGCTCAAGGAGGAGTTCGAGTGGTGCGGCCAGACCTTCGAGGGCCGCGGGAAGTACACCGACGAGTCGCTCGAAGCCGTCCTCGCGATCCTGTCCGGCGACTGGGCGGAGATGTCCGGCGAGCGGGTGGCCTTCGGGCGGATCCGCATGGCGCCGGCGCCGCCCTCACAGGTGCCGGTCTACATCGGCGGGCACACCCCGATCGCGCTGCGTCGCACCGTGCGCTTCGGGCAGGGCTGGACCAGCGCGATGATGGGGTACGACGAAGCGCGCTCGGTCATCACCGAGCTGTCGTCGATGCTCGAGGCCGCGGGTCGCTCGACCGAGGGCTTCACCTTCCAGCTGGCGTCGTCGGACCGCTTCGGGCTCGACGGCTACCGCGACCTGGCGTCCATCGGGGTGACCGACATCGTCACGATCCCCTGGCTGTTCTACGGCGTGCCGCTCGACGGGCCGCTCGAGGCCAAGCAGGACGGCATCCGGCAGTTCGCCGCCGACGTCATCCAGAAGTGGTGA
- a CDS encoding amidohydrolase family protein, with product MTATVHCADVVLPMSGAPLRDGAVLVVDALVVDVGPRADVVRRAGERARVRRWRGVLLPGLVNAHTHLALGPSFSDLAHLAPDAALDAASVASWRARVEQRAAAMGPDERAVEARGSVHAALRTGTTCVGDLGVGGVAGATAGAPAGGLAGRSWRSGEVTSCPLAPEPPSPRSPVVLRTRSDALLGLPERPVARLLDDGTPVALGTESLASCPDLDMLAEARACRDLAARQGLEHSATALLVALTSGGAAVLGVEAGTLSPGRRADLTVVDVAGHLELGGASGDGDRVGAALLDAAAAALVEHGAGRCLATVLAGRLVHRRA from the coding sequence GTGACCGCCACCGTGCACTGCGCCGACGTGGTGCTCCCCATGAGCGGCGCGCCGCTCCGCGATGGGGCCGTCCTCGTCGTGGACGCGCTGGTGGTGGACGTGGGCCCACGTGCCGACGTCGTACGACGCGCAGGCGAGAGGGCGCGGGTGCGCAGGTGGCGCGGCGTGCTGCTCCCCGGGCTGGTCAACGCCCACACCCACCTGGCCCTCGGTCCGTCCTTCAGCGACCTGGCCCACCTGGCCCCGGACGCGGCCCTGGACGCGGCATCGGTCGCGTCCTGGCGCGCCCGCGTCGAGCAGCGAGCCGCGGCGATGGGACCCGACGAGCGGGCGGTCGAGGCCCGGGGCTCGGTCCACGCGGCGCTGCGGACCGGCACCACCTGCGTCGGGGACCTCGGCGTCGGCGGGGTCGCGGGTGCAACGGCGGGTGCACCGGCGGGTGGGCTCGCCGGTCGGTCGTGGCGGTCCGGGGAGGTCACGTCGTGCCCCCTCGCGCCGGAGCCGCCCTCGCCTCGATCACCGGTCGTGCTCCGGACGCGCAGCGACGCCCTCCTCGGCCTTCCGGAGAGGCCGGTCGCCCGGCTGCTCGACGACGGCACCCCGGTCGCGCTCGGCACCGAGTCGCTCGCGTCGTGCCCCGACCTCGACATGCTCGCCGAGGCGAGGGCCTGTCGCGACCTCGCTGCGCGACAGGGCCTGGAGCACTCGGCGACCGCGCTGCTCGTCGCGCTGACCAGCGGCGGTGCTGCAGTACTCGGTGTCGAGGCCGGGACCCTCTCCCCGGGCCGTCGGGCGGACCTCACGGTCGTCGACGTGGCGGGCCACCTGGAGCTCGGCGGTGCCTCGGGCGACGGCGATCGGGTCGGCGCCGCGCTCCTCGACGCGGCGGCGGCCGCGCTGGTCGAGCACGGCGCCGGGCGGTGCCTCGCCACCGTGCTCGCGGGTCGTCTCGTCCACCGCCGGGCCTGA
- a CDS encoding isochorismate synthase: MTAETTALAVSTVPMAAADRPEHLLDLLPEAGALAWVQDGAGLVGWGEAARLELTGAGSFTEAQTWWDALVARTTVLDEVGVPGTGLLAFGSFAFDPSRGTSVVVVPAVVVGRRGDTWWRTEIGAGGPDPVRTPPRVPSPVVFTDGEVTGAQWMTAVGEAVERIVAGDLEKVVLARALDAHADEPVDVRHPLRRLARDYPDCWAFSVDRLIGATPEMLVRLDDGVATSRVLAGTLRRSGDATQDARRRSSFGRSVKDVEEHGYGVRSVVDALRLHCADVEVPDAPFVLELRNVMHLASDVRGVVTDGATSLDLLSSLHPSAAVCGSPTDVALEVIREIEGLDRGRYAGPVGWFDASGDGEWGIALRCAEVDGSDPRRLRLYAGCGVVAGSQPLQELAESDAKLVPMREALRP; this comes from the coding sequence ATGACCGCGGAGACCACCGCGCTCGCGGTCTCCACCGTGCCGATGGCGGCCGCGGACCGGCCGGAGCACCTGCTCGACCTGCTCCCCGAGGCCGGTGCGCTCGCGTGGGTCCAGGACGGCGCGGGGCTCGTCGGCTGGGGCGAGGCCGCCCGGCTCGAGCTGACCGGAGCGGGGTCGTTCACCGAGGCGCAGACCTGGTGGGACGCACTCGTGGCGCGGACCACTGTCCTCGACGAGGTCGGCGTGCCCGGCACCGGCTTGCTGGCGTTCGGGTCCTTCGCCTTCGACCCGAGCCGCGGGACGTCGGTCGTCGTCGTGCCCGCGGTGGTCGTCGGGCGTCGTGGCGACACGTGGTGGCGCACGGAGATCGGTGCGGGCGGTCCGGACCCTGTCCGCACTCCACCGCGGGTCCCGTCCCCGGTGGTGTTCACCGACGGTGAGGTCACGGGCGCGCAGTGGATGACCGCGGTCGGTGAGGCGGTGGAGCGGATCGTGGCCGGCGACCTCGAGAAGGTCGTGCTGGCGCGTGCGCTCGACGCGCATGCCGACGAGCCGGTCGACGTGCGCCACCCCTTGCGGCGCCTGGCCAGGGACTACCCCGACTGCTGGGCCTTCTCCGTCGATCGGCTGATCGGCGCCACCCCCGAGATGCTGGTCCGGCTCGACGACGGCGTCGCGACCTCCCGCGTGCTTGCCGGCACGCTGCGGCGATCGGGCGACGCGACCCAGGACGCGCGGCGCCGCTCGTCGTTCGGGCGCTCGGTCAAGGACGTCGAGGAGCACGGCTACGGCGTGCGCTCGGTGGTCGACGCCCTGCGCCTGCACTGCGCCGACGTCGAGGTGCCGGACGCGCCGTTCGTGCTCGAGCTGCGCAACGTCATGCACCTCGCCAGCGATGTGCGGGGCGTCGTCACCGACGGCGCGACGTCGCTGGACCTGCTGTCGTCGCTGCACCCGAGCGCCGCCGTCTGCGGCAGCCCCACGGACGTGGCGCTCGAGGTGATCCGCGAGATCGAGGGCCTCGACCGTGGGCGCTACGCAGGGCCGGTGGGGTGGTTCGACGCATCCGGCGACGGCGAGTGGGGGATCGCGCTGCGCTGCGCCGAGGTCGACGGCTCCGACCCGAGGAGGCTCAGGCTCTACGCCGGGTGCGGCGTGGTGGCCGGCTCGCAGCCCCTGCAGGAGCTGGCCGAGAGCGACGCCAAGCTGGTCCCGATGCGCGAGGCCCTGCGGCCCTAG
- the menD gene encoding 2-succinyl-5-enolpyruvyl-6-hydroxy-3-cyclohexene-1-carboxylic-acid synthase: MNPSTALARVLVDELVRGGVREAVLCPGSRSAPLAFALHDADRDGRLRLHVRIDERSGGFLALGLAKASGRPVPVVTTSGTATANLHPAVLEAAHAAVPLLLLTADRPPELRGTGANQTVDQLGLYGGAVRLFVEVGTPEQRTGQNDYWRSLTCRALAAAEHGPVHLNLGLREPLVPTSGDWVEPLEGRADGSPWTVVVPDRSVGVADDLPDRTVVVIGDCAPEVGAAALELAAARGFPVVAEPSSSAWGDPVVRAAELVLGVPGWLEAHQPQRVLVVGRPTLSRAVARLVASAPADVVATRLPWPDPARQAARVLPGVPSPGAGAAVDPAWLDGWSVAGRRARDVALRVWSEHAGGQATGPGAEPLVAAEVVAAAEELLVVGSSKPVRDLFLVGGRAGLRVLANRGAAGIDGTVSTAVGAALAHGRRTFALLGDLTFLHDVNGLVIGPDEPRPDLTVVVVNNDGGAVFGLLEQGAPEHAEAFERLFGTPHRVDLEALCAATCTPYALASSREQLRDLLDARGSTAGPRVVEVRTDRAAAAAVDQQVRSAVAVALTPTT, from the coding sequence GTGAACCCGTCCACCGCCCTCGCGCGGGTCCTCGTCGACGAGCTCGTGCGGGGCGGCGTGCGCGAGGCCGTCCTGTGCCCCGGCTCGCGGTCGGCGCCCCTGGCCTTCGCCCTCCACGACGCCGACCGGGACGGGAGGCTGAGGCTGCACGTCCGCATCGACGAGCGGTCCGGAGGCTTCCTCGCCCTCGGGCTGGCCAAGGCCTCCGGCCGACCGGTGCCCGTCGTCACGACGAGCGGCACGGCCACGGCCAACCTGCACCCGGCCGTGCTCGAGGCCGCCCACGCCGCCGTCCCCCTGCTGCTGCTCACCGCCGACCGTCCGCCGGAGCTGCGGGGCACCGGCGCCAACCAGACGGTCGACCAGCTCGGGCTCTACGGCGGGGCCGTCCGGCTCTTCGTGGAGGTGGGCACCCCGGAGCAGCGGACCGGCCAGAACGACTACTGGCGCTCGCTGACCTGTCGCGCCCTCGCGGCCGCCGAGCACGGTCCCGTCCACCTCAACCTCGGCCTGCGCGAACCACTGGTCCCCACGAGCGGTGACTGGGTCGAGCCGCTGGAGGGACGTGCCGACGGCTCGCCCTGGACCGTCGTCGTGCCGGACCGCTCCGTCGGCGTGGCCGACGACCTGCCGGACCGCACCGTCGTGGTGATCGGCGACTGCGCCCCCGAGGTCGGGGCGGCGGCGCTCGAGCTGGCGGCGGCCCGCGGCTTCCCGGTGGTCGCTGAGCCCTCGAGCAGCGCCTGGGGAGATCCCGTGGTGCGCGCCGCAGAGCTGGTGCTCGGCGTCCCGGGCTGGCTGGAGGCGCACCAGCCCCAGCGGGTGCTCGTCGTCGGGCGACCGACGCTGTCGCGCGCCGTGGCTCGACTCGTCGCGTCGGCGCCCGCCGACGTGGTCGCCACCCGCCTTCCCTGGCCCGACCCGGCACGGCAGGCGGCCCGGGTCCTCCCCGGGGTGCCGAGCCCGGGAGCCGGTGCCGCCGTGGACCCGGCCTGGCTCGACGGCTGGTCGGTCGCAGGCCGACGGGCCCGGGACGTGGCTCTGCGGGTGTGGTCGGAGCACGCTGGTGGACAGGCCACAGGCCCGGGCGCCGAGCCGCTGGTGGCCGCCGAAGTGGTGGCGGCCGCGGAGGAGCTGCTGGTGGTCGGGTCGTCCAAGCCTGTGCGGGACCTCTTCCTCGTCGGCGGCCGGGCAGGCCTGCGGGTGCTGGCCAACCGTGGCGCCGCTGGCATCGACGGCACTGTGTCCACCGCCGTCGGCGCTGCCCTGGCGCACGGCCGGCGGACGTTCGCGCTGCTCGGCGACCTGACCTTCCTGCACGATGTGAACGGTCTCGTGATCGGTCCGGACGAGCCGCGCCCCGACCTCACGGTCGTGGTCGTGAACAACGACGGTGGCGCCGTCTTCGGGCTGCTCGAGCAGGGCGCCCCCGAGCACGCGGAGGCCTTCGAGCGGCTCTTCGGCACACCTCACCGCGTGGATCTCGAGGCCCTGTGCGCGGCCACTTGCACGCCGTACGCCCTCGCCTCCTCCCGCGAGCAGCTGCGCGACCTGCTCGACGCCCGTGGGTCCACCGCCGGTCCGAGAGTCGTCGAGGTGCGGACCGACCGGGCCGCAGCCGCTGCCGTGGACCAGCAGGTCCGCAGCGCGGTGGCGGTAGCCCTGACCCCGACGACCTAG
- a CDS encoding o-succinylbenzoate synthase, whose translation MRVLGTTGSHALEAVHEVHVVSLPMRVPFRGVLHREAVLLGGPGGWGEFAPFPEYGDDESALWLAAALESVAGDWPEPVRTEVPVNATVPAVTAAEVAGVLSRFAGCTTAKVKVAQAGQSLADDVARVAAVREVLGPQGRVRVDANGAWSLDDAVRAVTALAAFSLEYVEQPCASVEDLGRLRVLLAHGGVDALVAADESVRRADDPLRVARAGAADLLVLKVAPLGGVRPALRIAEECGLPVVVSSALDTSVGISAGIALAAALPELPYACGLATTNLMTGDVVEAGLLDSGPGRMRAGAVVPEPELLARYAASADRQQWWRDRLARCTAVLAADSST comes from the coding sequence ATGCGGGTGCTGGGCACGACCGGGAGCCACGCCCTGGAGGCCGTGCACGAGGTGCACGTCGTGTCGCTGCCCATGCGCGTCCCCTTCCGCGGCGTCCTGCATCGCGAGGCGGTGCTGCTGGGCGGTCCCGGTGGCTGGGGCGAGTTCGCGCCCTTCCCCGAGTACGGCGACGACGAGTCCGCGCTGTGGCTGGCCGCCGCACTGGAGTCGGTGGCCGGCGACTGGCCCGAGCCGGTCCGCACCGAGGTCCCGGTCAACGCGACCGTCCCGGCGGTGACCGCGGCCGAGGTCGCCGGGGTGCTCTCGCGCTTCGCGGGCTGCACGACCGCCAAGGTCAAGGTCGCCCAGGCGGGGCAGTCGCTCGCCGACGACGTCGCACGGGTCGCCGCCGTGCGCGAGGTCCTCGGCCCGCAGGGCCGGGTGCGCGTCGACGCCAACGGCGCCTGGTCGCTCGACGACGCGGTGCGCGCGGTGACCGCTCTCGCCGCCTTCTCGCTGGAGTACGTCGAGCAGCCCTGCGCCTCCGTCGAGGACCTCGGGCGCCTGCGGGTGCTCCTGGCCCACGGCGGCGTGGACGCGCTGGTCGCCGCGGACGAGAGCGTCCGCCGGGCGGACGACCCGCTGCGGGTCGCCCGCGCCGGGGCGGCCGACCTGCTCGTGCTGAAGGTCGCGCCGCTCGGTGGCGTGCGCCCCGCCCTGCGGATCGCAGAGGAGTGCGGGCTGCCCGTCGTGGTGTCGAGCGCCCTCGACACCTCGGTCGGCATCAGCGCCGGGATCGCGCTCGCGGCGGCACTGCCCGAGCTCCCCTACGCCTGCGGCCTCGCCACGACCAACCTCATGACGGGGGACGTCGTCGAGGCCGGTCTGCTCGACAGCGGGCCCGGCCGGATGCGGGCCGGGGCGGTCGTGCCGGAGCCGGAGCTGCTGGCTCGCTACGCCGCGTCCGCGGACCGGCAGCAGTGGTGGCGGGACCGCCTGGCGCGCTGCACGGCCGTGCTCGCGGCAGACTCGTCGACGTGA
- a CDS encoding 1,4-dihydroxy-2-naphthoyl-CoA synthase, producing MVATVSELFDPSVWQEVPGFEDLQDLTYHRHTAPGREGAVVRVAFDRPEVRNAFRPGTVDELYRVLDHARMSPDVGCVLLTGNGPSPRDGGWAFCSGGDQRIRGRAGYQYASGDTAESVDPARAGRLHILEVQRLIRTMPKVVICVVPGWAAGGGHSLHVVCDLTIASAEHARFKQTDADVGSFDGGYGSAGLARQVGQKFAREIFFLGREYTAEQMHRMGAVNEVVPHADLERVAIEWAQEVCRKSPTAQRMLKYAFNAVDDGMVGQQVFAGEATRLAYMTDEAVEGRDAFLEKRDPDWSPYPYYF from the coding sequence GTGGTCGCCACTGTGTCAGAGCTGTTCGATCCCTCCGTGTGGCAGGAGGTCCCGGGGTTCGAGGACCTCCAGGACCTGACCTACCACCGCCACACCGCCCCCGGCCGCGAGGGTGCCGTCGTCCGCGTCGCCTTCGACCGGCCCGAGGTGCGCAACGCCTTCCGCCCCGGCACCGTCGACGAGCTCTACCGGGTGCTCGACCACGCGCGGATGTCCCCGGACGTCGGGTGCGTGCTCCTCACCGGCAACGGCCCCTCACCCCGCGACGGCGGCTGGGCCTTCTGCTCCGGCGGCGACCAGCGGATCCGCGGGCGGGCCGGCTACCAGTACGCCTCCGGCGACACCGCCGAGAGCGTCGACCCGGCGCGGGCCGGCCGGCTGCACATCCTCGAGGTGCAGCGGCTGATCCGGACCATGCCCAAGGTCGTCATCTGCGTCGTCCCCGGGTGGGCGGCCGGCGGTGGGCACAGCCTGCACGTGGTCTGCGACCTCACGATCGCGAGCGCCGAGCACGCGCGCTTCAAGCAGACCGACGCCGACGTCGGCAGCTTCGACGGGGGCTACGGCAGCGCCGGTCTGGCCCGCCAGGTAGGCCAGAAGTTCGCCCGCGAGATCTTCTTCCTCGGCCGGGAGTACACCGCCGAGCAGATGCACCGGATGGGCGCGGTCAACGAGGTGGTGCCGCACGCCGACCTGGAGAGGGTGGCGATCGAGTGGGCGCAGGAGGTCTGCCGCAAGAGCCCGACCGCCCAGCGGATGCTCAAGTACGCGTTCAACGCGGTGGACGACGGGATGGTCGGCCAGCAGGTGTTCGCCGGTGAGGCGACGCGACTGGCCTACATGACCGACGAGGCGGTCGAGGGGCGCGACGCCTTCCTGGAGAAGCGCGACCCCGACTGGTCGCCCTACCCCTACTACTTCTAG
- a CDS encoding AMP-binding protein, whose protein sequence is MLAAEPTLATVAAALVGHGPPLLTTTDLRVVASMRPDEPLEHDDIAFVVPTSGSTGEPKGVLLTAASALASAEAAASVVGAGQWLLAIPATGVGGLQVLVRSVVAGTEPVRLAGPTTVEAFEAATARLTGPRRLVSLVPTQLQRLLGSPALTAYDAVLLGGAAAPAALLRQARDAGVRVVTTYGMSETSGGCVYDGVPLPGVRVEAGEPIRLSGPVVARGYRLRPDLTAAHFDGDRFTTSDRGEVVDGRLVVTGRVDDVVVTGGVKVPPAAVEAALADHPSVVSVAVVGVPDAEWGQRVVAVVVLSGPLGLDEARDHVAAALPRSHAPRELREVDALPLLPSGKIDRMRLRG, encoded by the coding sequence GTGCTCGCGGCGGAGCCGACTCTCGCGACGGTCGCGGCAGCGCTTGTGGGCCACGGCCCGCCGCTGCTCACGACCACCGACCTCCGGGTCGTCGCGTCGATGCGTCCGGACGAGCCCCTGGAGCACGACGACATCGCGTTCGTCGTGCCCACCTCCGGGTCCACCGGCGAGCCGAAGGGCGTGCTGCTCACGGCTGCGAGCGCCCTGGCGTCGGCCGAGGCCGCAGCCAGCGTCGTCGGAGCAGGCCAGTGGCTGCTGGCGATCCCCGCGACGGGCGTGGGTGGCCTGCAGGTCCTCGTCCGCTCGGTCGTCGCGGGCACCGAGCCGGTCCGGCTCGCGGGGCCCACGACCGTCGAGGCCTTCGAGGCCGCGACCGCGCGGCTCACCGGCCCGCGCCGCCTGGTGTCGCTGGTGCCCACCCAGCTCCAGCGTCTGCTGGGCAGCCCGGCGCTGACGGCGTACGACGCGGTGCTGCTCGGAGGGGCGGCGGCGCCGGCAGCCCTGCTGAGGCAGGCCCGTGACGCGGGGGTGCGGGTCGTGACGACCTACGGCATGAGCGAGACCAGCGGCGGGTGCGTCTACGACGGCGTGCCGCTCCCAGGTGTCCGGGTCGAGGCGGGGGAGCCGATCCGGTTGTCCGGACCGGTCGTGGCTCGCGGCTACCGGCTGCGGCCCGACCTGACGGCAGCGCACTTCGACGGTGACCGCTTCACGACGAGCGACCGCGGCGAGGTCGTGGACGGTCGGCTCGTGGTCACCGGTCGGGTCGACGACGTCGTGGTGACCGGCGGTGTGAAGGTGCCACCGGCGGCCGTCGAGGCGGCCCTCGCCGACCACCCCAGCGTCGTGTCGGTCGCCGTGGTGGGCGTCCCCGACGCGGAGTGGGGGCAGCGGGTCGTGGCCGTGGTCGTCCTGTCGGGGCCGTTGGGCCTCGACGAGGCTCGCGACCACGTCGCGGCCGCACTGCCGCGCAGCCACGCCCCCCGTGAGCTCAGGGAGGTCGACGCGCTGCCGCTGCTGCCGTCGGGCAAGATCGACCGCATGCGGTTGCGCGGATGA
- a CDS encoding 1,4-dihydroxy-2-naphthoate polyprenyltransferase has protein sequence MTTTAQWVEGARPRTLPAALAPVLVGTGAAALVDAVRTLHALLALVVALALQVGVNYANDYSDGVRGTDADRVGPLRLVGSGTASPAAVRAAAIASIGVALLAGGVLALLTTLWLVPLGVVLVAAAWGYTGGASPYGYRGLGEVSVFVFFGLVAVTGTTYVQAERVTALSVVGGISCGALACAILVANNLRDIPTDVVADKRTLAVRLGDARTRTLYAGLLLSAAVVTVAATAATPWALLGLLAAPLARDPLQRVRQGATGRDLVPVLVGTGRLQLAYAVLLTVGLLLD, from the coding sequence ATGACGACGACGGCCCAGTGGGTGGAGGGGGCGCGGCCGCGGACCCTGCCGGCGGCCCTCGCGCCGGTGCTCGTGGGCACGGGCGCTGCGGCGCTCGTCGACGCGGTCCGTACGCTGCACGCGCTGCTCGCCCTCGTGGTGGCGCTCGCGCTGCAGGTCGGCGTCAACTACGCCAACGACTACAGCGACGGGGTCCGCGGCACCGACGCCGACCGGGTCGGTCCGCTGCGGCTGGTGGGCTCCGGCACGGCCTCCCCGGCCGCCGTCCGGGCCGCGGCGATCGCGAGCATCGGCGTCGCGCTGCTCGCCGGTGGCGTGCTCGCGCTGCTGACGACGCTGTGGCTCGTCCCCCTCGGCGTGGTGCTCGTCGCCGCGGCCTGGGGCTACACCGGCGGCGCCTCGCCCTACGGCTACCGCGGCCTCGGCGAGGTCTCGGTGTTCGTGTTCTTCGGGCTCGTCGCGGTGACGGGCACGACCTACGTCCAGGCCGAGCGCGTCACGGCGCTCTCCGTCGTCGGCGGGATCTCCTGCGGCGCCCTGGCCTGCGCGATCCTCGTCGCCAACAACCTGCGCGACATCCCCACCGACGTCGTCGCCGACAAGCGCACCCTCGCGGTGCGGCTCGGGGACGCGCGGACGCGCACCCTGTACGCCGGTCTGCTGCTGTCCGCCGCCGTCGTCACCGTGGCGGCGACCGCGGCGACGCCCTGGGCGCTGCTCGGGCTGCTCGCGGCGCCGCTCGCCCGCGATCCCCTGCAGCGCGTCCGGCAGGGCGCGACCGGTCGCGACCTCGTCCCGGTCCTGGTCGGCACCGGCAGGCTCCAGCTCGCCTACGCCGTGCTACTCACCGTCGGGCTCCTCCTCGACTGA